GCGGCCAGCCCGGCGGCCAGACGCTCGACGAACCAGCCCTGGAACCGCGCGAGCTGCTTCGCCAGCGGGCGCTCGGGATCGCTCAGGAAGAGCGTCTGGGCGATGAGCACCCGCGAGAGGTCCGGGCGCGAGTCGTAAGCGGCCCAGAGCGCCTCTGCGACGTGCGCGAGCTGGTCCACGAAGCCCGCTGGGAGCGTCGCGAGCGCCCCGTCGAGCGCGCGCTCGATGTGCTCGTGGAGCAGGGCTTCGTAGAGGCTCGCCTTGTCGGGGAAGTGCGCGAAGACCGTGCCCGCGGCGACGCCGGCTGCCCGGGCGAGGTCGCGGGTGGTGGCAGCCTCCGCGCCGCGCTCGGCGACGAGACGAGCGGCTGCTTCGAGGAGGAGAGCGCGGGTGGCTTCCCGCTGGCGGTCACGAAGATTCACGCGGTTCGCTCCTCCATTGAGCGCGCCTCACTCACTGAGCACGCTCAATCAGTACGCATGTGAGCGCCGCGCGTCAAGCCCGCCGCTCTGGTCGCTACTCCGTGTCCGAGCGCGAGCCGCTTCCGGTGGACGCGATCGAGATCGCCTTGCGGTTCACGAACTCGAGGATGCCGTCGCGAGCCAGCTCCCGCCCGTAGCCGGATCGCTTCACGCCGCCGAACGGGAGGCGGGGATCGGAGGCGACCATCGCGTTCACGAACGTCATGCCCGCCTCCAGCTCGTTCACGAAGCGCTCCTGCTCGAACGGGTCCTCCGTCCACACGCTCGACCCCAGGCCGAGGTCGGTCGCGTTCGCTAGCGCGATCGCCTCGTCGCAATCCTCTACCCGGAAGATCGAGGCGACCGGCCCGAACATCTCCTCCGAGAAGGCGCGGGCGTCCTTGGGGATGTCGGTGAGGACGGTAGGCGCATAGAACCATCCCCGGTCTCCAACGCCCGTTCCGCCCGTGAGCACGCGCGCGCCCTTCTGCACGGCGTCCTCCACCTGCTGCGCCACACCGTCGCGGATGCTCTGGGTCGCGAGCGGCCCGATCGTCGTCTCCTCGGACATCGGATCGCCGACCTTCATCTTCGACAGCTCGTCGAGGAAGCCCTCCAGGAACCGCGCGTAGACCGTGCGATGAACGATGAACCGCTTGGCCGCGATGCACGACTGGCCGGCGTTGATGTTCCGCGCCGCCACGGCGACCTTCGCCGCGGCCTCGACATCCGTGCTCGGCATCACGATGAAGGGATCGCTCCCGCCGAGCTCGAGCACCGTCTTCTTCAGCAGCTTCCCCGCGAGCGCCGCGACCGACGAACCGGCGGGACCGCTGCCGGTCAGCGTGGCCGCCACCACCCGCGGATCTCCGAGCACCTTCGACGCCTTCCGGTGGCCGATGAGCAGCGTCTGGAACGCGCCCTCCGGGAACCCCGCCTGGAGGAGGACCTCTTCGATCGCGAGCGCGCACTGCGGCACGTTCGAAGCGTGCTTCAGCAGCCCCACGTTGCCCGCCATGAGGCCAGGCGCCGCGAAGCGGAAGACCTGCCAGAACGGAAAGTTCCACGGCATCACGGCGAAGACCGGGCCGAGCGGAAGGTTCCGCACGAACGAGCGGGCGTCGCCGGTCTCGACCGGCGTATCCGCGAGGAAGCGCTCGGCATTCTCCGCGTAGTACCGGCACACCCACGCGCACTTCTCGACCTCGGAGCGCGCGGCGGCGATGGGCTTGCCCATCTCCTCGACCATCAGGCGCGCCAGGCGCTCGCGCTCGGCGAGGAGGACCTCGACCGCCTTCGCCAACGGTTGGGTGCGCTCCGAGACGCTCGTCCGCTTCCAGCGCGAAAAGGCCGCCGCCGCCTTGCCCAGCTTCCGATCGAGCGCCATGTCGTCCAGCTCTTCGAACGTCCGGAGCGTCTCGCCCGTCGTGGGGTTGATCGTGGCGATGCCCATGCGCCTTCCTCCTCGAGGCTCTCCGACGCCGCGACGCGTCCCCACGCTTCGCGGGTGGGATCCGATCCACCCGGATCATGGCAACGGCTCGGCGATCTCGTGCCGAGGCGTCGAGCATCGCTTAGTTCGGCGGCCATAGGCCTCCCGCGCACGCTCCCCGCCCCCAAGTTATGGGGACGCCCCACACGATGCCCAGAGGGGAGAGCCATGTCCCACAGCATCTCGACCTTGCTGACCCGCAATCTCAGCGACGTCTTCGGTGAAAACGACCCGGCGCGCCGGCGCGCGGCGATAGACGAGCTCCTCACCGAAGATTGCGTGTTCTACGAGTCCAAGGGCGTCTACCGGGGCCGGGACGAGATCGATCGCGTCGCGGGCGCGATCCGGGCCACCCACCCCGACTTTCGCTACAAGCCAATCGCCGAGCCCGAGGAACTGGGCCGTGGCGGACGGATCAAATGGGTATCGGGCCGTCCTGGAGAGGCGCCTGCCTACGCCGGGACTGATTTCATCACGACCCGGGACGGTCGGATCGCCTCCATTTATCTGTTCTTCGACGAGCTCCCCTGAGGTGCCCGAGTTGCCCGCAGGTCGGCGGGACGCCAGCTCCGCCGGCAGTTGAGGGACCCGCCCGCTGCAGGTTGGCGGGCACGCCCCATGTCCCTACGGTTGCCCCATGGGAGATCGCGTCGAGAAGGACAGCCTGGGCGAGGTCTCGGTCCCGTCGGACAAGCTGTGGGGTGCGCAGACTCAACGCTCTCTCGAGCATTTCAGCATCGGCGACGACCTGATGCCCCGAGAGCTGATCGACGCGTACGTCATCCTCAAGAAGGCGGCCGCGAGTGCGAACCACAAGGCCGGCCGTCTGACCGACGAGCAGCACGGCCTCATCGTCCAGGTCTGCGACGAGATCCTCGCCGGCAAGCATAGGGACATGTTCCCGCTCCACGTGTGGATGACCGGGAGCGGGACCCAGTTCAACATGAACGTCAACGAGGTCATCTCCAATCGGTGCTGCCAGCTCGCCGGCACGCCGCTCGGCTCGAAGACGCCCGTTCACCCGAACGACCACGTCAACATGTCCCAGTCGTCGAACGACACCTTCCCGTCGGTGATGTACATCGCGGCCGCGCTCGCGACCCGTCAGCGCCTCCTGCCCTCGCTGAAGCAGCTCCGCGACGCGATCGCCTCCAAGGCGGACGCCTGGTCCGACATCGTGAAGACCGGCCGCACGCACATGCAGGACGCGACCCCGCTGACGCTCGGCCAGGAGTGGTCGGGCTACGTCGGCATGCTCGACGAGGCTCGGGACAACATCGAGCACGCCCTCCCCGCCGTCCACCGTCTGGCGCTCGGCGGAACCGCGGTCGGCACGGGCTTGAACGCGCCCAGGGGATTCGCCGAGGCCGCCGTGGCCGAGATCGCCCGCCTGACGGGGCTCCACTTCGTCTCCGCGGCGAACAAGTTCACCGTGCAGGGCGCCCACGACGCGCTCGTCATGCTCTCGGGGACCCTCCGCACCCTCGCCGTCTCGCTCTTCAAGATCGCCAACGACATCCGCCTCCTGGCCTGCGGACCGCGCTGCGGCTTCCACGAGCTCGACCTGCCCGAGAACGAGCCCGGTTCTTCCATCATGCCCGGCAAGGTCAACCCCACGCAGTGCGAGGCGTTGACCATGATCGCGGTGCAGGTGATGGCTAACGACGTCGCAGTTGGGTTCGCCGGCGCGTCGGGCTACCTCGAGATGAACGTCTACAAGCCGCTGATGATCGCCGGCGTGATGCAGTCGCTCCGCATCCTCGCCGACGGCTGCCACAACTTCCGGCGCTTCCTGATCGAGGGGACCAAGCCGAATCGAAAGCAGATCGATCGGGATCTCGAGAGATCCCTCATGCTCGTGACGGCGTTCTCTCCGGTGATCGGCTACGACAAGGCGTCGAAGATCGCCCACCTCGCCGAGGAGCAGGATCTGACGCTGAAGAAAGCGGCGCTGCGCCTCGGCTACGTCGACGAGGAGGAGTTCGATCGCATCGTCGATCCGCGCAAGATGGTCCATCCCGATGGCGCGGACCAGGAAGGAGCGGGGCGATGAAGACCGACCTGCGCGGAACGGAGCTCCTCCTCGACCCACGGCTGACCAAGTCGACGGCGTTCACGGCGAAGGAGCGCGAATCGCTCGGCCTGGTCGGGCTCCTGCCTGACGCGGTCGAAGACGAGGACCTACAGATCCGGCGCGTCCATCAGCAGCTCGGCCACAAGAACACGGACCTCGACCGCTACATCTATCTCAACGCCCTCCTCGATCACGACGAGACCCTCTTCTACAAGGTCCTCATGAGCGATCCGGCGCACTTCCTGCCGATCGTTTACGACCCCACCATCGCCGAGGCGTGCCTGAAGTTCGGCCACATCTACCGCGGCCCCCGCGGGATGTACCTCTCGCTGAGCCGAAAAGGACACGTCCGCGACGTGCTGAGAAACTGGCCCGAGAAGGACGTCCGGGTCATCTGCGTCACCGACGGAGGCCGCATCCTCGGCCTCGGCGACATCGGCGCCAACGGCATGGGCATCCCCATCGGCAAGCTCCAGCTCTACACCGCCACCGCCGCCGTCCCTCCTCGCGTGCTCCTGCCCGCCTTCCTGGACGCGGGGACCAACAACGACGAGCTCCTCCACGATCCCCTCTACCTGGGTCTGCGCCGGACTCGCCCGCGCACCGAGGAGCTCTACGAGTTCGTCGACGAGTTCGTGAGCGCGGTGCAGGACGTCTTCCCCCTCTGCTGCATCCACTTCGAGGACTGGACCGGGGTCGACGCCGTCCACCTCCTGAAGCGCTACCGCGACAAGGTCTGCTGCTACAACGACGACATCCAGGGTACGGCGGCGGTCACGCTCGCCGGCCTCATGAACGCGGTCCGCATCAAGGGAAGCAAGCTCTCCGAGGAGAGGATCCTCTTCCTCGGCGCCGGCTCTGCGGGGATCGGCATCGCCGACCTGGTTGCGTCCGCCATGCGCCAGGAGGGCTTGAGCGAGGAGGAGGCCCGGGGGCGGATCTCCCTCTTCGATATCCACGGGCTGATCGAGTCGAGCCGCAAGGACCTCGAGGACTTCCAGAAGCCCTACGCCCACTCCATGAAGCCAACGAAGGACTTCGTCGAGGCGATCGAGGCCTTCAAGCCGACCGCGATCATCGGCGTCAGCACCGTCGGGAAGGCGTTCAATAAGAAGGTCGTGGAAGCGATGGGCCGTCTCAACCACCGGCCGATCATTTTCGCGCTCTCCAACCCCACCGACCACGCCGAGTGCACGCCGCGGGAGGCCTACGGCTGGACCAACGGCCGCGCGATCTACGCAGCCGGCGTGCAGTTCCCGCCCCTGCACCTCGACGGCAAGACCCTCGTTCCGTCCCAGGCGAACAACGTCTACATCTTCCCGGCGATGGGGATGGCAATCTACGCGACCCAGGCGAAGCGGGTCACGGACGAGATGTTCGTCGCGGCCGCGAAGGCCGTGGCCGACCAGGTCACCCAGCACCAACTCGACGACGGAATGCTCTTTCCGCCGCAGTCGAACCTCCTCGAGGTCGAGCTGGACACGGCGAGCAAGGTCGCAGAGTCGATCTTCGAGAAGGGACTCGCGCGCGTCGAACGGCCGGACGACGTGGGCTCGTTCATCCGATCGCATGCCTACGAGCCGCGGTACCCGAGCTTCACCCGACATTGAAGGATCGCGCGCCTGTGGGTCGGGTGTTAGATCCGCCGAGTGACACGCGTTCGCCCCATCGCCCGCGACCTCCTGACCGACAGCAGCCGGACCGTGGTGGCGGCCAGGCAGTCGCACGTCGGCAAGTTGGCTCCAAGCCACCCACCTGTGACGCACAGCCACGCGGCGCTCGGCTTCTACCTTGGCGGGCGATCGCGCGTGGAGCTGAACGGGGAATGGAACCTCCGTGAAGGCGATGTCCTGCTGGTGCCTGCGGGCGAACCGCATCGCATGCTCGAGACGGACGGCCTGGAGCTCTGGGGCTTGAGCTTCTGCGTGCCGTGTTTCGCTTCGGATGGGAGCGCGTCGCTCCTCGAGCCTTTCGAGCGCGTGCGCGACGGGGCCTCTGCGGTCGTGCGAATCCCTTCGGATCGCCACGCCTACCTCGAAGGGCTCTTTCGGG
The Vulgatibacter incomptus DNA segment above includes these coding regions:
- a CDS encoding TetR/AcrR family transcriptional regulator, whose translation is MNLRDRQREATRALLLEAAARLVAERGAEAATTRDLARAAGVAAGTVFAHFPDKASLYEALLHEHIERALDGALATLPAGFVDQLAHVAEALWAAYDSRPDLSRVLIAQTLFLSDPERPLAKQLARFQGWFVERLAAGLAAGEVPPIDPQLAFATFFSSYLGLLLSGLRGELPPEARASLFHAFLVQFFRTRE
- a CDS encoding NAD-dependent succinate-semialdehyde dehydrogenase, whose amino-acid sequence is MGIATINPTTGETLRTFEELDDMALDRKLGKAAAAFSRWKRTSVSERTQPLAKAVEVLLAERERLARLMVEEMGKPIAAARSEVEKCAWVCRYYAENAERFLADTPVETGDARSFVRNLPLGPVFAVMPWNFPFWQVFRFAAPGLMAGNVGLLKHASNVPQCALAIEEVLLQAGFPEGAFQTLLIGHRKASKVLGDPRVVAATLTGSGPAGSSVAALAGKLLKKTVLELGGSDPFIVMPSTDVEAAAKVAVAARNINAGQSCIAAKRFIVHRTVYARFLEGFLDELSKMKVGDPMSEETTIGPLATQSIRDGVAQQVEDAVQKGARVLTGGTGVGDRGWFYAPTVLTDIPKDARAFSEEMFGPVASIFRVEDCDEAIALANATDLGLGSSVWTEDPFEQERFVNELEAGMTFVNAMVASDPRLPFGGVKRSGYGRELARDGILEFVNRKAISIASTGSGSRSDTE
- a CDS encoding nuclear transport factor 2 family protein — its product is MSHSISTLLTRNLSDVFGENDPARRRAAIDELLTEDCVFYESKGVYRGRDEIDRVAGAIRATHPDFRYKPIAEPEELGRGGRIKWVSGRPGEAPAYAGTDFITTRDGRIASIYLFFDELP
- the fumC gene encoding class II fumarate hydratase: MGDRVEKDSLGEVSVPSDKLWGAQTQRSLEHFSIGDDLMPRELIDAYVILKKAAASANHKAGRLTDEQHGLIVQVCDEILAGKHRDMFPLHVWMTGSGTQFNMNVNEVISNRCCQLAGTPLGSKTPVHPNDHVNMSQSSNDTFPSVMYIAAALATRQRLLPSLKQLRDAIASKADAWSDIVKTGRTHMQDATPLTLGQEWSGYVGMLDEARDNIEHALPAVHRLALGGTAVGTGLNAPRGFAEAAVAEIARLTGLHFVSAANKFTVQGAHDALVMLSGTLRTLAVSLFKIANDIRLLACGPRCGFHELDLPENEPGSSIMPGKVNPTQCEALTMIAVQVMANDVAVGFAGASGYLEMNVYKPLMIAGVMQSLRILADGCHNFRRFLIEGTKPNRKQIDRDLERSLMLVTAFSPVIGYDKASKIAHLAEEQDLTLKKAALRLGYVDEEEFDRIVDPRKMVHPDGADQEGAGR
- a CDS encoding NAD-dependent malic enzyme yields the protein MKTDLRGTELLLDPRLTKSTAFTAKERESLGLVGLLPDAVEDEDLQIRRVHQQLGHKNTDLDRYIYLNALLDHDETLFYKVLMSDPAHFLPIVYDPTIAEACLKFGHIYRGPRGMYLSLSRKGHVRDVLRNWPEKDVRVICVTDGGRILGLGDIGANGMGIPIGKLQLYTATAAVPPRVLLPAFLDAGTNNDELLHDPLYLGLRRTRPRTEELYEFVDEFVSAVQDVFPLCCIHFEDWTGVDAVHLLKRYRDKVCCYNDDIQGTAAVTLAGLMNAVRIKGSKLSEERILFLGAGSAGIGIADLVASAMRQEGLSEEEARGRISLFDIHGLIESSRKDLEDFQKPYAHSMKPTKDFVEAIEAFKPTAIIGVSTVGKAFNKKVVEAMGRLNHRPIIFALSNPTDHAECTPREAYGWTNGRAIYAAGVQFPPLHLDGKTLVPSQANNVYIFPAMGMAIYATQAKRVTDEMFVAAAKAVADQVTQHQLDDGMLFPPQSNLLEVELDTASKVAESIFEKGLARVERPDDVGSFIRSHAYEPRYPSFTRH